The following is a genomic window from Bacillus thermozeamaize.
GGAAAGTTTGTTGAGATCGTTGGAGAGAAGGATCAAGTGCAAAGAGCATTCGGACGAATGAGGTTTTGAGTGCGGGTTTTCGCACTTTTTTTGTTTTGCTAAAGTTCGTAAGGGTTTTTGAAATGGAGCGATCCTGGCAGGAATGATGTCGCATTTCGTAGAAGTAAATACGGGTATATAGTGCCTTGTACCTAACCCAAACATATGTTTCATGACGTACAGATGTCACGATCAACGCTTTATAATGGCATGTGAGATCCAATCAGGAGGAACAAACCGCATGGCATCAGCGCAAGCAGACATCACATTCGAAAAAGAACTGTTCGAAGCCGCCAATCGGATGCGGGCGACGGTTGCGCCGGCGGACTACAAACATATCGTTCTCCCGCTGATTTTCCTGCGCTACCTGTCCATTCGCTATGATAAGCGTCGCAATGAATTGGAGCAGATGGTGCGTGATCCGGGAAGCCCGTATTACTTTGAAAATCCCGAGGACGCCAATTTGATTCTGGAAGACCGGGATTCATACATCGCCGAGCGCGTATACGTGGTCCCCGAGCAGGCGCGCTGGTCCTACATTGTCAAGAACGCCAAGCAGCCCAACATCAAGGAAATCCTCGACAACGCCATGAAACTGATCGAGGATGAGAACCCGGAACTGGCCGGGGTACTGCCGCGCATTTACCGGACGACCAATCTGCCCAACGAAAACCTGGCAGCGCTGATCGAGATCTTTTCCCGCGACGTGTTCAGCGCCTACAGCGATGATGCGGTGGACGTGCTGGGGCGCGTGTTCGAATACTTCATCGGCAACTTTGCTTCCAGCGAGGGGAACCGCGGCGGCCAGTTTTTTACGCCCAAATCCATCGTCGAACTGCTCGTCGCCATGCTGGAGCCGGAATCGGGCACGATCTTTGACCCGGCCTGCGGCTCCGGCGGCATGTTCATTCAGTCCCAGCGCTACGCCAAGAACAAGCATGCCCTTTCGTTCTACGGACAGGAAAGCGTGGACACGACCGTCCGCCTGGGGAAAATGAACGTCCTCATCCACGGCATCAACGCGGACATTCGCCTGGGCGATTCCTTGCTCGATGACAAGTTCAAAGACCAGAAATTTGACTTTGTCCTCTCCAATCCCCCCTTCAACATGAAGTTGTGGGGCGCGGACAAGATCCAGAAAAACGATCCGCGGCTTATCGTGGAGTATGACAAGGCCGTCACCGACAGCAACGCCAACTACATGTGGATGCAGCATTTCCTGTACCACCTGAAGGAAGGTGGCACGGCCGGTTTCGTCATGGCCAACGGGGCGATGACGACGAACGTAACCGGCGAGAAGGAAGTCCGCCAGAAGTTGGTGGATGAGGGCTACATCGACTGCGTCGTGCAACTGCCGGAGAAGTTGTTCTTTACCACCGGCATTCCGTGCTGCCTCTTTTTCCTGAGCAAGAACCG
Proteins encoded in this region:
- a CDS encoding DNA methyltransferase — its product is MASAQADITFEKELFEAANRMRATVAPADYKHIVLPLIFLRYLSIRYDKRRNELEQMVRDPGSPYYFENPEDANLILEDRDSYIAERVYVVPEQARWSYIVKNAKQPNIKEILDNAMKLIEDENPELAGVLPRIYRTTNLPNENLAALIEIFSRDVFSAYSDDAVDVLGRVFEYFIGNFASSEGNRGGQFFTPKSIVELLVAMLEPESGTIFDPACGSGGMFIQSQRYAKNKHALSFYGQESVDTTVRLGKMNVLIHGINADIRLGDSLLDDKFKDQKFDFVLSNPPFNMKLWGADKIQKNDPRLIVEYDKAVTDSNANYMWMQHFLYHLKEGGTAGFVMANGAMTTNVTGEKEVRQKLVDEGYIDCVVQLPEKLFFTTGIPCCLFFLSKNRDGQKGFRPRRNEVLFIDARKKGVMVSRRQKALTPEDIEEIAAVYQAFRKADGKFEPVEGFCNVATIEEIRANDYKLTPGIYVGTEVSETDDVPFEEKMAELMGRLQEQFAES